One window from the genome of bacterium encodes:
- a CDS encoding right-handed parallel beta-helix repeat-containing protein, with translation MAAQLALSILLSVAASAANPANGVSRLLHVGPGFEFARIEDAVSAAKSGDMVVVHSLPGGDAYEQTAVLVRKPGITIIGDPDGGGRVRISGKGFNYSGEGSVPRAVFQFDPEADGCTLSGFEIFDARNESHNGAGVRINQADNVTVRNCEIHRCDMGVMSNGAPSTRAAKNQLFEKCNIHHNGSADEPGFSHNMYLGGWNATVKLCEVHHSTCGHNIKSRTGIILIEDSYIHDSANRELDIVDADETNAWKSDAYINRCLIIKAKNCKGNRAVIHYGQDMGGVRNGTMYIDETTIVTPFNSPVVQMSSPNVHAALSKTTVWDGGAGRNNMTLISVSNGASLDHTLGYKLSLAHGFEKGLPAHIAYTSPGQRTRYIDPGERLELENPISGEIVFTGY, from the coding sequence TTGGCCGCGCAACTTGCGCTCTCGATTCTGCTTTCGGTGGCCGCTTCCGCGGCGAATCCCGCGAACGGCGTTTCCCGTTTGTTGCACGTCGGCCCCGGATTTGAATTCGCGCGCATAGAAGATGCCGTTTCGGCGGCGAAAAGCGGGGATATGGTCGTCGTGCATTCGTTACCCGGCGGCGACGCATACGAACAAACTGCGGTGCTCGTGCGCAAACCAGGCATTACCATTATCGGCGATCCCGATGGCGGCGGGCGCGTCCGGATATCCGGCAAGGGATTCAATTACTCCGGCGAAGGATCGGTTCCGCGGGCGGTGTTTCAGTTCGATCCGGAAGCCGACGGCTGCACGCTTTCAGGATTCGAAATCTTTGACGCGCGGAATGAGTCGCACAACGGCGCGGGAGTGAGAATCAACCAAGCGGACAATGTAACGGTGCGGAATTGCGAAATCCACCGGTGCGATATGGGGGTGATGAGCAACGGCGCGCCATCAACCCGCGCCGCGAAAAACCAGTTGTTCGAGAAGTGCAATATTCATCATAACGGCAGCGCGGACGAGCCCGGATTCAGCCATAACATGTATCTTGGCGGATGGAACGCTACTGTGAAACTGTGCGAAGTTCACCACAGCACTTGCGGCCACAACATCAAAAGCAGAACGGGAATAATACTCATCGAGGATTCATATATTCACGATTCGGCGAACCGGGAGCTTGATATCGTGGATGCCGACGAAACGAATGCTTGGAAAAGCGACGCTTACATCAACAGGTGCTTGATAATCAAGGCCAAGAACTGCAAAGGCAACCGCGCCGTGATCCATTACGGCCAGGACATGGGCGGAGTGCGAAACGGGACGATGTATATAGACGAAACCACGATTGTGACTCCGTTCAATTCACCTGTCGTACAAATGTCCTCGCCGAATGTGCACGCGGCGTTGTCGAAAACGACGGTTTGGGACGGCGGCGCAGGACGGAATAATATGACGCTGATATCGGTGAGCAACGGGGCGTCACTGGATCACACGCTCGGTTACAAACTTTCGCTTGCGCATGGTTTCGAAAAGGGACTGCCCGCGCATATCGCGTACACGTCTCCGGGACAACGGACAAGATACATCGATCCGGGCGAAAGGCTGGAACTGGAAAATCCGATTAGCGGCGAAATTGTTTTCACCGGGTACTAG
- a CDS encoding glycine--tRNA ligase, which produces MAVSPTDVMDKLASLAKRRGFIFQSSEIYGGFGGFWDYGPLGCELMANVRAFWWRSMVRERRDIVGLDSSIISNPEVWVASGHVGHFNDILVDDKNTKERFRIDQLEYKSDEDAKKAEELAKGRIVGEQTGSYWDELNNLIGYFPKNPNTHKDSRFTEPSQFNLMLATNIGAKSDKSSTAYLRAETCQPIFVDFDQIRVSARQKVPFGVAQVGKAFRNEINPRNFTFRSREFSQMEMEFFIPPDALVDKSKFPDDRTEMEWFEYWKEERRKYYERLGLWKPDLMRLRDHRPDELAHYAKAACDFEFAFPFGWAELEGVHHRGDYDLRQHQSHSGKKLEYFDDERKANYLPVCIETSVGLDRTVLALLCAAYDEDTAETKKEGKDEDVRVVLRLPACVAPVQVGVLPLSKKLNEYADKLERDLSKHFATEFDVTGSIGKRYRRQDEIGTPYCVTVDFQTLEGGDAADLRAKGTIGEGTYDFEGDLKDTVTIRDRDTLRQSRVHVDSLAAWLKDKLG; this is translated from the coding sequence ATGGCTGTTTCACCAACCGATGTGATGGACAAGCTTGCGAGCCTCGCCAAGCGGCGCGGGTTCATCTTCCAGTCGAGCGAGATTTACGGCGGGTTCGGCGGTTTCTGGGATTACGGCCCGCTCGGATGCGAGCTTATGGCCAACGTGCGCGCGTTCTGGTGGCGCTCGATGGTGCGGGAGCGCCGTGACATCGTCGGCCTGGACAGCTCTATAATCAGCAATCCCGAAGTGTGGGTGGCGAGCGGCCATGTTGGCCACTTCAACGACATCCTCGTGGACGACAAGAATACGAAAGAGCGGTTCAGGATAGACCAGCTTGAATACAAGTCCGACGAAGACGCGAAGAAGGCGGAGGAGCTGGCGAAAGGTCGGATAGTAGGTGAGCAAACAGGTTCTTACTGGGATGAGCTTAACAACTTGATCGGCTACTTCCCCAAAAATCCGAATACGCACAAGGACAGCCGGTTCACAGAGCCGTCGCAGTTCAACCTGATGCTCGCGACCAATATCGGAGCGAAGTCCGACAAGTCCAGTACGGCGTACCTGCGCGCGGAGACCTGCCAGCCGATATTCGTGGATTTCGACCAGATCCGCGTCAGCGCCCGTCAGAAAGTCCCCTTCGGCGTGGCGCAGGTGGGCAAGGCTTTCCGAAACGAGATAAACCCGCGCAACTTCACGTTCCGCAGCCGCGAGTTCAGCCAGATGGAAATGGAGTTTTTCATCCCGCCGGATGCGCTTGTGGATAAATCCAAATTCCCGGACGACAGAACAGAAATGGAGTGGTTCGAGTACTGGAAGGAAGAGCGGCGCAAGTATTACGAGCGGCTGGGACTCTGGAAGCCGGATTTGATGCGGCTGCGAGACCACCGGCCCGACGAGCTTGCGCACTACGCAAAGGCCGCGTGCGATTTCGAATTCGCGTTCCCGTTCGGCTGGGCGGAGCTTGAAGGCGTGCACCACCGCGGCGACTACGACCTGCGTCAGCACCAGTCGCACAGCGGCAAGAAGCTCGAATATTTCGACGACGAGCGCAAGGCGAATTATTTGCCCGTGTGCATCGAAACATCGGTCGGCCTCGACCGCACCGTGCTCGCGCTTCTGTGCGCGGCGTACGACGAGGACACCGCGGAAACCAAGAAGGAGGGCAAGGACGAGGACGTGCGCGTCGTCCTGCGGCTGCCGGCGTGCGTGGCGCCGGTGCAGGTTGGTGTGCTTCCGCTATCGAAGAAGCTGAACGAGTACGCGGACAAACTGGAGCGAGACCTTTCGAAGCACTTCGCGACGGAATTCGACGTGACCGGATCGATCGGCAAGCGGTACAGAAGGCAGGACGAGATCGGCACCCCGTACTGCGTGACGGTGGATTTCCAGACGCTGGAAGGCGGAGACGCGGCGGATCTGCGCGCAAAAGGCACGATTGGCGAAGGAACTTATGACTTCGAGGGCGACTTGAAAGACACCGTGACAATCCGAGACCGTGACACGCTTAGGCAATCTCGTGTGCACGTGGATTCGCTCGCGGCGTGGCTGAAGGACAAGTTGGGGTAG
- the def gene encoding peptide deformylase gives MTVLKIVEFPHPILKKVARKVGRAAMRDMPKLASDMLETMIEANGIGLAAPQIGKSLRMFIATIGDEPRVFVNPQILEREGFDVGEEGCLSFPGLYGMVERPTYIKVRYQDAEGREHIDEFEGFPARVILHENDHLDGILINDRATELYRPADDDEESADTEINMETEEEKVEAL, from the coding sequence TTGACGGTACTGAAGATTGTTGAATTTCCTCATCCCATCCTCAAGAAAGTGGCGAGGAAGGTCGGTCGCGCGGCAATGCGGGATATGCCAAAACTTGCATCGGACATGCTCGAAACTATGATCGAGGCCAACGGAATCGGCCTTGCGGCACCGCAAATTGGCAAGTCGCTGCGCATGTTCATAGCGACGATCGGCGACGAGCCGCGAGTGTTCGTCAATCCGCAGATCTTGGAACGCGAAGGTTTCGACGTGGGCGAAGAAGGATGCCTTTCGTTTCCAGGGTTGTACGGGATGGTTGAACGCCCGACATACATCAAAGTTCGCTATCAGGATGCGGAGGGCAGAGAACATATTGACGAATTCGAAGGATTTCCGGCGCGGGTTATCCTGCACGAAAACGACCATCTGGACGGAATATTGATCAACGATCGCGCAACGGAGCTGTACCGGCCGGCTGACGATGACGAAGAATCCGCCGATACGGAAATAAATATGGAGACCGAAGAAGAAAAGGTCGAAGCTCTATAG